Proteins encoded in a region of the Zea mays cultivar B73 chromosome 2, Zm-B73-REFERENCE-NAM-5.0, whole genome shotgun sequence genome:
- the LOC103646260 gene encoding indole-2-monooxygenase-like, with protein sequence MMWSSMVSVFYSQVASDISSSISIELCKPERRHHFVTMENLAGQQFVYEVTSLRALFLLLLLSPFLFLIMRNARATTLMFDTKRTRGHRQPADRQQSLPPSPPAVPVLGHLHLVGSLPHVSLRSLARTLGADLMLLRLGSTPVLVVSSSSAAEAVLRTHDHVFASRPHALVSEVVLYGPSDVGFAPHGDCWRRGRKLITTHLLSVNRVQSFRHAREEEVSVVMGRIAEAAAAGAAVDVGELLGSFTNDLACRAVMGKSFRSEGRNKLFRELVLDTTKLLVGFNVEDFFPFLARFGVLSKLVRAKSERLRRRWDELLDRLIEDRESKYEAAAASDLKDDDDDNFIHVLLSVRQEYGHITREQMKALLQDVFIGGIDSTSSLLEFTMAELMRKPRVMNKLQAEVRSSTPEGHDGVVGEDSLEHMAYLRAVTKESLRIHNVTPLLAPHLSMDSCTIDGYTVPVGVQVLINSWAIGRDTRYWGDDAEEFVPERFMDGGSAVHVSFKGSDFEFLPFGSGRRMCAGVNFAMATVELMLANLVHRFDWDLPPGQEGRDIDVSQVFGLVVRRKKKLLLVPKLRVY encoded by the exons ATGATGTGGTCGTCGATGGTGTCCGTCTTCTACTCGCAAGTGGCAAGCGATATATCAAGCTCCATATCGATCGAGCTCTGTAAACCGGAGCGGCGGCACCATTTCGTTACCATGGAGAACCTGGCAGGGCAGCAGTTCGTTTATGAGGTGACGAGTCTACGAGCATTGTTTCTGCTGCTGCTCCTCTCTCCCTTCCTCTTCCTCATCATGCGCAACGCGCGAGCAACAACACTAATGTTCGATACCAAGAGGACAAGGGGCCACCGGCAGCCTGCAGATCGGCAGCAGAGCCTCCCGCCGTCGCCTCCGGCAGTGCCTGTCCTCGGCCACCTGCACCTCGTCGGCTCTCTCCCGCACGTCTCCCTCCGCAGCCTCGCCAGGACGCTTGGCGCGGACCTCATGCTGCTCCGCCTGGGCTCCACGCCGGTGCTGGTCGTGTCGTCGTCCAGCGCCGCCGAGGCCGTGCTGCGCACGCACGACCACGTGTTCGCGTCGCGGCCGCACGCCCTGGTCTCCGAGGTCGTCCTGTACGGTCCGTCCGACGTCGGGTTCGCGCCGCACGGCGACTGCTGGCGGCGGGGGCGGAAGCTCATCACCACGCACCTTCTCAGCGTCAACAGGGTGCAGTCGTTCCGCCACGCCCGGGAAGAAGAG GTGAGCGTGGTGATGGGCCGGATCGCCGAGGCGGCGGCCGCTGGTGCGGCGGTGGACGTGGGCGAGCTGCTCGGCTCGTTCACGAACGACCTAGCGTGCCGCGCCGTGATGGGCAAGTCCTTCCGGAGCGAGGGTCGCAACAAGCTGTTCCGGGAGCTTGTCCTCGACACCACCAAGCTGCTGGTCGGCTTCAACGTCGAGGACTTCTTCCCCTTCCTGGCTCGCTTCGGCGTGCTCAGCAAGCTGGTCCGCGCCAAGTCCGAGAGACTGAGGAGGAGGTGGGACGAGCTACTCGATAGGCTGATCGAGGATCGTGAGAGCAAGTatgaggcggcggcggcgagtgATCTCAAGGACGATGATGACGATAACTTCATACATGTCTTGCTCTCCGTTCGACAGGAGTACGGCCATATTACGAGGGAGCAAATGAAAGCTCTCCTGCAGGACGTGTTTATCGGGGGGATAGACTCCACATCTTCGCTGCTCGAGTTCACCATGGCTGAGCTCATGCGGAAACCACGAGTGATGAACAAGCTCCAAGCCGAGGTAAGGAGCAGCACGCCCGAGGGGCATGATGGAGTCGTCGGCGAAGACAGCCTGGAGCACATGGCCTACCTGAGGGCCGTCACAAAAGAGTCCCTCCGGATCCATAACGTGACGCCGCTCCTGGCCCCGCACCTGTCCATGGATAGCTGCACCATCGATGGCTACACGGTCCCCGTCGGGGTGCAGGTCCTGATCAACTCTTGGGCCATCGGCAGGGACACGCGCTACTGGGGCGACGATGCTGAGGAGTTCGTCCCTGAGAGGTTCATGGATGGCGGCAGCGCCGTTCATGTCAGCTTCAAGGGGAGTGACTTCGAGTTCCTGCCATTCGGGTCTGGACGAAGGATGTGCGCCGGGGTGAACTTCGCGATGGCCACGGTAGAGCTAATGTTGGCGAACCTCGTGCATCGTTTTGACTGGGATTTACCACCGGGGCAGGAGGGTCGCGACATTGATGTGTCGCAGGTGTTCGGACTAGTAGTCCGCCGGAAAAAGAAACTTCTCTTGGTTCCAAAATTACGTGTATACTAG